A window of Chrysiogenia bacterium contains these coding sequences:
- a CDS encoding histidine phosphatase family protein, giving the protein MLLYLMRHGIAVDRNDPKCPPEAKRPLTEKGVKRTAAAVAGLARMITAPDVIVSSPYRRAGETAELVADAFELSHKDIVYTKALLPEANPSELFAFLEKYNGRSVMCTGHAPNLDLVLASAIGAKRMSVTGMKKAAVACLNFSALRAGLADLLWLAEPRLLRALAGED; this is encoded by the coding sequence ATGCTTCTCTATCTCATGCGCCACGGCATTGCCGTAGACCGCAACGACCCCAAATGCCCGCCCGAGGCAAAGCGCCCACTGACCGAGAAAGGCGTGAAGCGAACCGCCGCCGCCGTCGCGGGGCTCGCCCGCATGATCACGGCGCCCGACGTCATCGTGTCCAGCCCTTATCGGCGCGCGGGAGAAACCGCGGAGCTGGTCGCCGACGCATTCGAGCTCTCTCACAAAGACATCGTGTACACCAAAGCCCTCCTGCCGGAGGCCAATCCCTCGGAACTCTTCGCCTTCCTCGAGAAATACAACGGCCGGTCCGTCATGTGCACGGGCCATGCACCCAACCTCGACCTGGTGCTCGCCTCCGCCATCGGCGCCAAGCGCATGTCGGTGACCGGCATGAAAAAGGCGGCCGTGGCCTGCCTGAATTTCTCGGCCCTTCGCGCGGGGCTCGCCGATCTGCTCTGGCTGGCCGAGCCACGGCTGCTGCGCGCGCTCGCCGGCGAGGACTAG
- a CDS encoding hemerythrin domain-containing protein, translating into MVMNPFQNNREDPTDPVGLLLDCHARIRHFTGVAQKMIGPHDADDESVRLAAESVARYFEKALPLHAEDEDDSLLPRLESAGVACETERMHAEHAEIHSLIGELLPSWKKLIDEPASLPELREQLAGSTRRLSEVFEKHLAYEEAELFPHVGGVLDEALRRKIFSEMRARRAP; encoded by the coding sequence ATGGTGATGAACCCCTTCCAGAACAACCGCGAAGACCCGACCGATCCGGTGGGGCTGCTCCTCGACTGTCACGCGAGAATCCGGCACTTCACCGGCGTGGCGCAGAAGATGATCGGCCCCCACGACGCAGATGACGAATCGGTGCGCCTGGCGGCCGAATCGGTGGCGCGCTACTTCGAAAAAGCTCTGCCGCTTCATGCCGAGGACGAGGACGACTCGCTGCTGCCGAGGCTGGAGAGCGCGGGAGTCGCGTGCGAGACCGAGCGCATGCACGCCGAACACGCGGAGATCCATTCTTTGATCGGCGAGCTGCTTCCCTCGTGGAAGAAGCTGATCGATGAGCCCGCATCGCTGCCGGAGCTTCGCGAGCAGCTCGCCGGGTCAACCCGGCGCCTCTCGGAGGTGTTCGAGAAACACCTTGCCTACGAGGAAGCCGAGCTCTTCCCCCATGTGGGTGGCGTGCTCGACGAAGCGCTGCGCCGCAAGATCTTCTCCGAAATGCGCGCGCGCCGCGCGCCCTGA